One part of the Olleya sp. YS genome encodes these proteins:
- the guaB gene encoding IMP dehydrogenase, translated as MTAHENKIVGEGLTYDDVLLVPAFSEVLPREVNIQSKFTRNITINVPIVSAAMDTVTESRMAIAMAQEGGIGVLHKNMTIEQQATKVRKVKRAESGMILDPVTLPLTAIVADAKNAMREFSIGGIPIVDNNGVLKGIVTNRDLRFEHNNNRPIVEVMTSENLVTAPIGTSLKDAEKILQENKIEKLLIVKGNKLEGLITFRDITKVTQKPFANKDTYGRLRVAAAIGVTGDAIDRAAALVKAGVDAIVIDTAHGHTKGVVTVLKEIKTKFPQLDVIVGNIATGEAAKYLVEAGADAVKVGIGPGSICTTRVVAGVGFPQFSAVLEVAAAIKGSGVPVIADGGIRYTGDIPKALAAGADTVMLGSLLAGTKESPGETIIYEGRKFKSYRGMGSVEAMKQGSKDRYFQDVEDDIKKLVPEGIVGRVPYKGELYESIHQFIGGLRAGMGYCGAKDVATLKETGRFVKITASGINESHPHDVTITKEAPNYSR; from the coding sequence ATGACAGCACACGAAAATAAAATTGTTGGAGAAGGTCTTACATATGACGACGTACTTTTAGTTCCAGCATTTTCAGAAGTTCTTCCTCGCGAAGTCAACATTCAGTCAAAATTCACAAGAAACATTACCATAAATGTACCTATAGTATCTGCTGCTATGGATACGGTCACAGAAAGCAGAATGGCTATAGCTATGGCACAAGAAGGTGGCATTGGTGTATTACATAAAAACATGACCATAGAGCAGCAAGCTACTAAAGTGCGTAAAGTAAAACGTGCCGAAAGTGGTATGATATTAGATCCTGTCACGTTACCCTTAACCGCAATTGTTGCAGATGCAAAAAATGCCATGCGAGAATTTAGTATTGGAGGTATACCAATTGTTGACAATAATGGTGTTTTAAAAGGAATTGTTACGAATCGGGATTTACGCTTCGAGCATAATAACAATAGACCTATTGTTGAGGTAATGACTAGTGAAAATCTAGTAACTGCTCCTATAGGCACCTCTTTAAAAGATGCGGAAAAAATTCTTCAAGAAAATAAAATTGAAAAGTTATTAATTGTAAAAGGTAATAAATTAGAAGGGTTAATAACATTTAGAGATATAACTAAAGTCACCCAAAAGCCATTTGCAAATAAAGATACTTACGGACGATTACGTGTTGCAGCTGCAATTGGAGTCACAGGTGATGCTATAGACAGAGCTGCAGCTTTGGTTAAAGCAGGTGTTGATGCAATAGTCATAGACACAGCACATGGACATACCAAAGGTGTGGTAACGGTCTTAAAAGAAATTAAAACTAAATTCCCGCAACTGGATGTTATTGTGGGTAATATTGCTACTGGTGAAGCAGCTAAATATTTAGTCGAAGCAGGAGCAGATGCTGTAAAAGTTGGAATTGGACCAGGTTCTATTTGTACAACGCGAGTGGTTGCTGGTGTTGGCTTTCCTCAATTTAGTGCAGTGCTAGAAGTTGCTGCAGCTATAAAAGGAAGTGGAGTACCAGTAATTGCAGATGGCGGAATTAGATATACAGGTGACATCCCTAAAGCATTGGCAGCTGGAGCAGATACTGTGATGTTAGGGTCGTTATTAGCAGGAACAAAAGAAAGTCCTGGAGAAACCATTATTTACGAAGGACGTAAGTTTAAATCCTATAGAGGTATGGGTTCTGTAGAAGCGATGAAGCAAGGTAGTAAAGATCGCTATTTCCAAGATGTGGAAGATGATATTAAAAAACTAGTACCAGAAGGTATTGTTGGTCGTGTACCATATAAAGGCGAGTTGTATGAAAGTATCCATCAATTTATTGGAGGATTAAGAGCAGGAATGGGTTATTGTGGTGCAAAAGATGTGGCGACTTTAAAAGAGACAGGACGTTTTGTAAAAATTACAGCATCAGGTATTAATGAAAGTCATCCACATGATGTGACTATTACAAAAGAAGCACCTAATTATTCGAGATAA
- a CDS encoding putative DNA modification/repair radical SAM protein yields MSFERIKEKLNILADAAKYDVSCSSSGSNRTNKNKGLGDASSSGICHTYTEDGRCVSLLKILLTNHCIFDCAYCVTRKSNDIKRAAFKVQEVVDLTINFYRRNYIEGLFLSSGIFKNADYTMERLVAVAKKLRLEENFNGYIHLKSIPGASDELMREAGLYADRLSVNIEIPTEKGLKLLAPDKNRADFIKPMLKVKNEIIQYKSEKKLIKSTPKYAPAGQSTQMIIGATGENDMQIMYTSNHFYKHFNLKRVYYSGYVPISNDSRLPQIGSAVPMLRENRLYQTDWLLRFYGFNIEEILNASHQNLDLDIDPKLGWALRNLHEFPVDVNTADKRMLARVPGLGMRSVHKILNARRFNKLNWEHLKKIGVALNRAQYFIVCASNQFERRDLTPEHIKGLILQNSKSKYTSMLSTQMSLFN; encoded by the coding sequence ATGTCTTTTGAACGGATTAAAGAAAAACTTAATATCCTTGCTGACGCTGCTAAATATGACGTGTCTTGTTCTTCTAGTGGAAGTAACAGAACTAATAAAAACAAAGGTTTAGGTGATGCTTCATCGTCTGGAATTTGTCATACCTACACAGAAGATGGTCGTTGTGTGTCGCTATTAAAAATTTTGTTAACCAATCATTGTATTTTTGATTGTGCCTATTGTGTGACACGTAAAAGTAACGACATAAAACGTGCTGCGTTTAAGGTTCAAGAAGTTGTTGATTTAACTATTAATTTTTATAGACGTAATTATATTGAAGGCCTTTTTTTAAGTTCTGGTATTTTTAAAAATGCTGATTATACTATGGAACGTTTGGTAGCTGTGGCTAAGAAGTTAAGATTAGAAGAAAATTTTAATGGTTATATCCATTTAAAATCTATTCCAGGTGCTTCAGACGAATTAATGCGAGAAGCTGGTCTGTATGCTGACCGATTAAGTGTTAATATTGAAATTCCTACAGAAAAAGGATTAAAATTATTAGCGCCAGATAAAAACAGAGCTGATTTTATAAAGCCAATGCTTAAGGTAAAAAACGAAATTATTCAGTATAAATCAGAAAAGAAATTAATTAAAAGTACACCAAAATATGCGCCTGCAGGACAAAGCACACAAATGATAATTGGAGCAACTGGAGAGAATGATATGCAAATTATGTATACCTCTAATCATTTTTATAAACACTTCAATTTAAAGCGTGTTTACTATTCTGGATATGTTCCTATTAGTAACGATTCTAGGTTACCGCAAATTGGAAGTGCAGTACCAATGCTTAGAGAGAATAGGTTATATCAAACAGATTGGTTATTGCGTTTTTATGGATTTAATATCGAGGAAATTTTAAATGCCTCTCATCAAAACTTAGATTTAGATATAGATCCTAAGTTAGGTTGGGCTTTACGTAATTTGCACGAGTTTCCTGTAGATGTAAATACAGCAGATAAGCGGATGTTAGCCAGAGTTCCAGGCTTAGGAATGCGTTCTGTACATAAAATTTTAAATGCTAGACGATTTAATAAGCTTAACTGGGAGCACCTTAAAAAAATAGGCGTTGCACTTAATAGAGCGCAATACTTTATCGTTTGTGCCTCAAATCAGTTTGAAAGAAGGGATTTAACTCCAGAACATATCAAAGGATTAATATTGCAAAATTCTAAAAGCAAATACACATCCATGTTAAGTACTCAAATGTCTTTGTTTAATTGA
- a CDS encoding TIGR03915 family putative DNA repair protein codes for MQNTLLIYDGSFDGFLCAVFYVYEYNVVTPKIIKASQYQEQLFSNTETIITDKEKANRVWNSLKIKCGKRGVAQLYYAFLSELYNVENTLLEVIKYAFKSTTSIMKDYANMYVLEMSKITKKVSREKHRMEAFVRFRLTKDEVYFANIEPDFNVLPLIETHFRKRYADQQWIIYDLKRNYGLYYNLNTVEIVVLELSKNITTNTTSEFFTDTELEFQQLWKDYFKSTNIESRKNLKLHNQHVPKRYWKYLSEKQPF; via the coding sequence ATGCAAAATACGTTACTAATATATGATGGGTCGTTTGATGGATTTTTATGTGCAGTATTTTATGTATACGAGTATAATGTAGTTACTCCAAAAATTATCAAAGCATCACAATATCAAGAGCAGCTGTTTTCAAATACAGAAACTATAATTACTGATAAAGAAAAAGCAAATCGTGTGTGGAATAGCTTAAAAATTAAATGCGGTAAGCGTGGTGTAGCACAATTGTATTACGCTTTTTTAAGCGAATTGTATAATGTAGAAAACACGTTGTTAGAAGTTATTAAATATGCTTTCAAGTCTACAACATCTATAATGAAAGATTATGCAAATATGTATGTTTTGGAGATGTCCAAAATAACAAAAAAGGTAAGCAGAGAAAAGCATAGAATGGAAGCTTTTGTTAGATTTAGATTAACAAAAGATGAAGTGTATTTTGCAAATATAGAACCCGATTTTAATGTATTACCACTTATTGAAACACATTTTAGAAAACGTTACGCAGACCAACAGTGGATAATATATGATTTAAAAAGAAACTACGGATTATATTACAATCTAAATACAGTTGAGATCGTGGTTTTAGAACTTTCAAAAAATATAACAACAAACACGACATCCGAATTTTTTACAGATACGGAACTAGAATTTCAACAGTTGTGGAAAGATTATTTTAAAAGTACAAACATAGAATCTAGAAAAAACTTAAAATTACATAATCAACACGTTCCTAAACGGTATTGGAAGTATTTAAGCGAAAAGCAACCATTTTAA
- a CDS encoding endonuclease/exonuclease/phosphatase family protein, with product MKLKQFLQTFGLITVILTLLPTLDLDYWFIRMLDFPHIQLTILTLVSALIFLIKFDFKDYKDYLFIITLLGCFIFQTSKIIPFTPLVNTELKDYTTTSQDSLTLFTANLLQKNKNPSKVMQAIQSIEADVVVLTEANNRWKNDLSSVVNSLYPYKVEIALPNTYGMLFYSKHKLIEPEVKYLINDSIPSIHTKLQLPNQSIVQFYAIHPTPPMPQENPMSTERDAELMLVAKLANDSNYPVIVLGDLNDVAWSETSNLFKKISGLLDARVGRGFYNTYNAKNFILRWPLDHIFVSEEFRFKNKRVCKSIDSDHFPLFMSLSFEPNLANAQKKEPPTSLEIEEANKHLEKHFDNKTHFD from the coding sequence ATGAAATTAAAACAGTTTTTACAAACCTTTGGGTTAATTACAGTAATACTAACATTATTACCAACTTTGGATTTAGACTATTGGTTTATAAGAATGTTAGATTTTCCTCATATTCAATTAACTATTCTAACCTTGGTTTCTGCTTTAATCTTTTTAATTAAGTTTGACTTTAAAGATTATAAAGATTATTTGTTTATCATAACACTTTTAGGATGTTTTATTTTTCAAACTAGTAAAATCATCCCTTTTACACCTCTAGTTAATACAGAGTTAAAAGATTATACTACAACTAGTCAAGATTCTTTAACATTATTTACCGCTAATTTATTGCAGAAAAACAAAAATCCATCCAAGGTCATGCAAGCTATTCAATCAATAGAGGCTGATGTGGTTGTTTTGACAGAAGCCAATAACCGTTGGAAGAACGATTTAAGTTCTGTTGTAAATTCTTTGTACCCATATAAAGTAGAAATAGCGTTGCCTAACACTTATGGTATGTTGTTTTATTCTAAACATAAATTAATAGAGCCTGAAGTTAAATATTTAATTAACGATAGTATACCGTCAATACATACCAAATTGCAACTACCTAATCAAAGTATTGTGCAATTTTATGCGATTCACCCAACACCTCCAATGCCTCAAGAAAACCCAATGTCTACAGAACGTGATGCAGAATTAATGTTAGTTGCAAAATTGGCTAACGACTCTAATTACCCAGTTATAGTTTTAGGTGATTTAAACGATGTAGCTTGGTCTGAAACTTCTAATTTATTTAAAAAAATAAGCGGTTTACTTGACGCAAGAGTTGGAAGAGGATTTTACAACACTTATAATGCTAAAAACTTTATTTTGCGTTGGCCATTAGATCATATCTTTGTTTCTGAAGAATTTAGGTTTAAAAACAAAAGAGTCTGCAAGTCTATAGATTCTGACCATTTTCCATTGTTTATGTCATTAAGTTTTGAGCCAAATTTAGCAAATGCTCAAAAAAAAGAACCTCCAACATCTTTAGAAATAGAAGAAGCTAATAAACATTTAGAAAAGCATTTTGACAATAAGACTCATTTTGATTAA
- a CDS encoding SRPBCC domain-containing protein, producing MRTLKYNIAINASKEKVWNTLFTDRNYPKWVKVFAEGAYAKTDWKEGSSVDFLTPNGDGMFSKIHQKTPNKLMVFNHLGFIKEGKKVYDEKSKAWENAKESYELIEKNGNTELYVNMDTTEEYIDYFDKTFPKALKKIKELSEE from the coding sequence ATGAGAACTTTAAAGTACAATATAGCTATCAATGCATCTAAAGAAAAAGTTTGGAATACACTTTTTACAGATAGAAATTATCCAAAATGGGTTAAAGTTTTTGCTGAAGGAGCTTACGCTAAAACTGATTGGAAAGAAGGCAGTTCTGTCGATTTTTTGACACCAAATGGTGATGGTATGTTTAGTAAGATTCATCAGAAAACACCAAATAAACTTATGGTTTTTAACCACCTAGGGTTTATAAAAGAAGGTAAAAAAGTTTACGATGAAAAATCTAAAGCATGGGAAAACGCAAAAGAATCTTATGAGCTTATTGAAAAAAATGGAAACACTGAGCTTTATGTAAATATGGACACCACAGAAGAATATATAGATTACTTTGACAAGACTTTTCCAAAAGCTTTAAAAAAAATCAAAGAATTATCAGAAGAATAA
- a CDS encoding SRPBCC family protein — MKYTVQVTINKSLHECFKLLDDHENMKHWQEGLVSYEHISGDPGTVNAKMKLNYNFGNRKMTLVETITFKEKNKAYHFNFDTKGMHNIQQNFFEAIDDNTTQWTSINEFAPTNFTMRMMALLMPKAFKKQSKKYLTDFKNFAENGTSLAK, encoded by the coding sequence ATGAAATATACTGTTCAAGTCACTATTAACAAATCGTTACACGAGTGTTTTAAATTGTTGGATGATCATGAAAACATGAAACATTGGCAAGAAGGCTTAGTGAGCTATGAGCATATTTCTGGAGACCCTGGAACTGTAAACGCCAAGATGAAATTAAATTATAATTTTGGTAACCGTAAGATGACTCTGGTAGAAACTATTACCTTCAAAGAAAAAAACAAAGCCTATCATTTTAATTTTGATACTAAAGGCATGCATAATATCCAGCAAAATTTTTTTGAAGCAATTGATGATAATACTACTCAATGGACTAGTATTAACGAATTTGCTCCTACTAATTTTACAATGCGCATGATGGCACTGTTAATGCCAAAAGCGTTTAAGAAGCAATCAAAAAAATACTTGACTGACTTTAAAAACTTTGCCGAAAACGGAACCTCTTTAGCTAAATAA
- a CDS encoding peptidylprolyl isomerase — protein sequence MKMNFLHVTLTLLLLLGFHVNAQNKTVLFTVDGEPVYTNEFKRVYSKNLDLVKDDSQKDIDNYLNLFVNYKLKIAEAKALGLDQKPSYLREFQNYKNQLSKNYLNDNKVTDQLIEEAYNRLQKEVDANHILVRIDENASPQDTLLAYQEIQKLRGRVMDEGFEAVKKDIHNGRTLFAEELGYFTAFKMVYPFENAAFNTPVGEWSQPFRTQFGYHIVWTKDKRDNRGEVTVAHIMLTDDEKDEQSAKDRIEEIYKRVKQGEDFAALAKQFSDDKSSSANGGKLNTFSAGQLSSKIFEEQAFALQNVNDITKPFKSEFGYHIIKLLEKNGIKPFKTLEPELRNRIKRDSRSKVIEDKRIEKLIKQYNVSTEANLTPFVKILNDDFFASSWKIPSNFKGNDALLKIGEKTIYQRDFADFLVKSQRRRQAKKSFDKLVEDNYKVFVESNLKAYQEDNLENENEDYAQILSEYRDGLLLFDLMETEIWNAAKQDSVGLQEYYLLNKDKYYYDTRVDAIVASSAKKNIIKRVEKLLENNKTIDVIKNGLNSDTEINVSFIVDTLDINHQALPKGLNLSTGVSKIYKHNDAYTVIKIKEVLPKMSKTFAESKGNVISDFQEQKEQDWLADLSKKYKVIINQDALKQVKEELK from the coding sequence ATGAAAATGAATTTTTTACATGTTACATTAACACTGCTTTTACTGTTAGGTTTCCATGTTAATGCACAAAACAAAACCGTTTTATTTACTGTAGATGGTGAGCCCGTTTATACTAATGAATTTAAACGCGTGTACAGTAAAAATTTAGATTTAGTTAAAGACGATTCACAAAAGGATATTGACAATTACTTAAATTTATTTGTTAATTACAAGCTTAAAATAGCAGAAGCTAAAGCACTAGGTTTAGATCAAAAACCGTCCTATTTAAGAGAGTTTCAAAACTACAAAAATCAATTATCTAAAAATTACTTAAACGACAATAAAGTTACAGACCAATTAATTGAAGAGGCTTATAATAGATTGCAAAAAGAAGTTGATGCCAATCATATTTTAGTACGAATTGATGAAAACGCAAGTCCACAAGACACCCTTTTAGCATACCAAGAAATTCAAAAATTGAGAGGTCGTGTTATGGATGAAGGTTTTGAGGCAGTCAAAAAAGATATCCATAATGGAAGAACTTTATTTGCTGAAGAACTTGGGTATTTTACAGCATTTAAGATGGTATATCCTTTTGAGAATGCAGCATTTAACACACCAGTTGGGGAATGGTCTCAGCCTTTTAGAACTCAGTTTGGATATCATATAGTTTGGACTAAAGACAAACGTGATAATAGAGGAGAAGTAACAGTAGCTCACATTATGTTAACAGATGATGAGAAAGATGAGCAAAGTGCTAAAGACCGTATTGAAGAAATATACAAACGTGTTAAGCAAGGCGAAGATTTTGCTGCTTTAGCTAAGCAGTTTTCAGATGATAAAAGTTCTAGTGCTAATGGAGGAAAACTAAACACGTTTTCTGCAGGTCAATTAAGTTCTAAAATATTTGAAGAACAAGCATTTGCATTGCAAAACGTTAACGATATAACTAAGCCTTTTAAGTCGGAATTTGGATATCATATTATCAAATTATTAGAAAAAAATGGTATTAAACCGTTTAAAACACTAGAACCAGAACTAAGAAACAGAATCAAAAGAGATTCTAGGTCTAAAGTAATAGAAGACAAGCGTATTGAAAAGTTAATAAAACAATACAATGTGTCAACTGAAGCAAATTTAACTCCTTTTGTAAAAATTTTAAATGACGATTTTTTTGCAAGCAGTTGGAAAATTCCATCAAACTTTAAAGGAAACGACGCTTTATTAAAAATTGGAGAAAAGACCATTTACCAGAGAGATTTTGCTGATTTTTTAGTAAAAAGTCAACGCAGACGACAAGCTAAAAAGTCATTTGATAAATTAGTAGAGGACAATTATAAAGTATTTGTAGAAAGTAATTTAAAAGCCTATCAAGAAGATAATCTAGAAAATGAAAACGAAGACTATGCTCAAATATTAAGCGAGTATCGTGATGGTTTATTGTTGTTTGATTTAATGGAAACCGAAATTTGGAATGCAGCAAAGCAAGACTCTGTAGGATTACAAGAATACTATTTACTTAATAAAGATAAATATTACTATGATACAAGGGTGGATGCTATTGTAGCCTCTTCAGCTAAAAAAAATATTATAAAAAGAGTTGAAAAACTTTTAGAAAACAATAAAACAATCGATGTTATTAAAAATGGATTAAATTCTGATACTGAAATTAACGTCAGTTTTATTGTTGACACTTTAGATATTAATCATCAGGCATTGCCAAAAGGGTTAAATTTATCAACTGGAGTTTCTAAAATATATAAACATAATGATGCTTACACGGTAATTAAAATCAAAGAAGTGCTTCCTAAAATGTCAAAAACTTTTGCTGAGTCTAAAGGTAACGTGATTTCAGATTTTCAAGAACAAAAAGAACAAGACTGGTTAGCAGATTTATCTAAAAAATACAAAGTAATTATTAATCAAGACGCTTTAAAGCAAGTAAAAGAAGAGTTAAAATAA
- a CDS encoding peptidyl-prolyl cis-trans isomerase, whose amino-acid sequence MKKVFYIVFLFSVLWSCDYFNQAPKEDAIARVDDVFLYNKDLKKAMPEFVSQSDSAVYANNFINKWATQQLLVKGAEVNLSDTKLEKFDKLVQQYKYDLYSKAYLEALVTKNLDTLVSQSEALTYYEANKEAFKLNEELIQFRYINVEANRLDLENIKTKFKRFNETDKKELDSISIQFRSYSLKDSVWIRVDQAIKKIPAVTQEYRNELLKKSNFIQLKDSLGLYLMQINNVLLQNDTAPLEYVRPTINQIVVNKRKLELIKQLEKDITKDAIKNKQFEIYN is encoded by the coding sequence TTGAAAAAAGTATTTTACATAGTATTTTTATTTAGTGTTTTATGGTCATGCGACTATTTTAATCAAGCACCAAAAGAAGATGCAATTGCAAGAGTAGACGATGTCTTCTTATATAATAAAGATTTAAAAAAGGCAATGCCAGAATTTGTGTCCCAATCAGATAGCGCTGTGTACGCTAATAATTTTATAAACAAATGGGCAACTCAGCAACTTTTGGTTAAAGGTGCAGAAGTAAATTTGTCAGATACTAAATTAGAAAAGTTTGATAAGTTAGTCCAGCAGTATAAATATGACTTGTACAGCAAAGCATATTTAGAAGCATTGGTTACCAAAAATTTAGATACTTTAGTGTCTCAATCAGAAGCTTTAACTTATTACGAGGCTAACAAAGAAGCTTTTAAATTAAATGAAGAGTTAATCCAATTTAGATATATTAATGTCGAGGCTAATAGATTAGATTTAGAAAATATCAAAACAAAATTTAAACGTTTTAATGAAACTGATAAAAAAGAATTAGACTCTATTTCAATTCAATTTAGATCATACTCATTAAAAGATTCTGTATGGATACGAGTAGATCAAGCCATTAAAAAAATTCCGGCTGTTACACAAGAGTACAGAAATGAATTGTTAAAAAAATCTAATTTTATACAACTCAAAGATTCATTAGGATTATATTTGATGCAAATTAATAATGTGTTGCTACAAAACGATACAGCACCACTAGAGTACGTAAGACCAACCATCAACCAAATCGTTGTTAATAAACGAAAACTAGAATTAATAAAACAATTAGAAAAGGACATTACTAAAGATGCCATTAAAAACAAACAATTTGAGATTTACAATTAA
- a CDS encoding peptidylprolyl isomerase — MRFTIKTKTLSAFAFLLLATVTVSAQEIIDETTTEQAVDSTLTNGAMKVDGVAAVVGDYIVLDSDIDKMIIQLKAQGASLQGVTRCQLFGKLLEDKLYAHHAIQDSIQVSDAEIRSYVDQQIQQFLQQFNGNMDALLKFYKKEDEVSFREEIFEINKSNKLASEMQRKIIEDIEVTPEEVRQFFNKIPEEERPRFGTELKVAQIIVEPKVSEAEKQRVIEQLKEFKREVEEEGKSFRSRAAFYSDDPGSKKSGGRLPPMNRAQPRMVKEFRDVAFSLQEGQISEPFESDFGYHIIYLEKIRGQEYDVSHILLVPEISDEEVMEAKEKIEKIRTEINEGVYTFAEAAEEFSDEKETKYQGGQLINPQTQDYNFELTKMDPELYGQLQGLENNTVSEVLTDTDRQGNIKFKLVTVTDRIDEHDADYARDYLKIKELALNEKQFETIGKWQDEKIADTYIKISEAHRGCDFSSNWLKNK, encoded by the coding sequence TTGAGATTTACAATTAAAACTAAAACGCTTTCTGCATTTGCGTTTTTACTATTAGCAACAGTTACTGTTTCTGCACAAGAAATCATTGACGAAACTACTACAGAACAAGCTGTAGATTCTACATTAACTAATGGTGCCATGAAGGTAGATGGTGTGGCAGCTGTAGTAGGAGATTATATTGTTTTAGATAGCGATATCGACAAAATGATCATACAATTAAAAGCTCAAGGCGCATCGTTACAAGGTGTGACGCGTTGTCAATTATTTGGTAAACTGTTAGAAGATAAATTATACGCTCACCACGCAATACAAGACAGTATTCAAGTTAGTGATGCTGAAATTAGATCCTATGTAGACCAGCAAATTCAGCAGTTTTTACAACAATTTAATGGTAATATGGATGCCTTACTTAAATTTTATAAAAAAGAAGATGAGGTTAGTTTCAGAGAAGAGATTTTTGAAATTAACAAAAGCAATAAGTTGGCATCAGAAATGCAAAGAAAAATTATTGAAGATATTGAAGTGACTCCAGAAGAAGTACGCCAGTTTTTTAATAAAATTCCTGAAGAAGAACGTCCAAGATTTGGTACAGAACTTAAAGTGGCTCAAATTATTGTTGAGCCAAAAGTTAGCGAAGCAGAGAAACAACGCGTTATTGAACAATTAAAAGAGTTTAAAAGAGAGGTCGAAGAAGAAGGGAAAAGCTTTAGATCTAGAGCTGCATTTTACTCGGATGATCCAGGTTCTAAAAAATCTGGAGGTAGATTACCACCAATGAATAGAGCACAACCTAGAATGGTAAAAGAGTTTAGAGATGTTGCATTTTCTTTACAAGAAGGTCAAATTTCAGAGCCTTTTGAATCAGATTTTGGTTATCATATTATTTATCTAGAAAAAATTAGAGGTCAAGAATATGATGTAAGTCATATACTATTGGTGCCAGAAATATCTGATGAAGAGGTGATGGAAGCCAAAGAAAAAATTGAAAAAATAAGAACTGAAATTAATGAAGGTGTCTATACTTTTGCTGAAGCAGCAGAAGAATTTAGTGACGAAAAAGAAACTAAATATCAAGGTGGGCAATTAATAAACCCACAGACACAAGATTATAATTTCGAGCTGACTAAAATGGACCCAGAATTATACGGTCAATTGCAAGGATTAGAAAATAACACTGTAAGCGAAGTATTAACAGATACTGATAGACAAGGAAATATTAAGTTTAAATTAGTAACTGTAACCGATAGAATAGATGAGCATGATGCTGATTATGCTCGCGATTATTTGAAAATTAAAGAATTAGCTTTAAATGAAAAGCAATTTGAAACTATTGGCAAATGGCAAGATGAAAAAATTGCTGACACATATATTAAAATTAGCGAAGCGCATAGAGGTTGCGATTTTAGTAGTAACTGGTTAAAAAATAAGTAA
- a CDS encoding MoxR family ATPase — protein sequence MSDVAAIKNLVNKYNDLRQEVAKVIVGQDDVVNQILISIFSGGHALLIGVPGLAKTLMVNTISQALGLDFKRIQFTPDLMPSDILGSEILDENRNFKFIKGPIFANIILADEINRTPPKTQAALLEAMQERAVTVSGHHYKLDLPYFVLATQNPIEQEGTYPLPEAQLDRFMFAINLEYPSFAEEVQVVKATTSDHKPQVNSLFAAQEIIDFQQLIRRIPVADNVIEYAVTMVGKTRPNSGAASDLVKQYIDWGAGPRASQNLILAAKTHAAINGKYSPDIENVQAVATSILRHRMIKNYKAEAEGVTIEQIIKSLF from the coding sequence ATGTCTGACGTTGCAGCAATTAAAAATTTAGTTAATAAGTATAACGATTTAAGACAAGAAGTTGCCAAAGTTATTGTTGGTCAAGACGATGTAGTAAATCAAATTTTAATCTCAATTTTCTCTGGTGGACACGCCTTATTAATTGGTGTTCCAGGATTGGCTAAAACGTTAATGGTTAATACTATTTCTCAAGCTTTAGGGCTAGATTTTAAGCGTATTCAGTTTACTCCAGATTTAATGCCTAGTGATATTTTAGGAAGTGAAATATTAGACGAAAACCGCAATTTCAAATTTATAAAAGGACCTATTTTTGCTAATATTATACTTGCAGACGAGATTAACCGTACACCTCCTAAAACACAAGCAGCATTATTAGAAGCTATGCAAGAGCGTGCAGTGACAGTTTCTGGACATCATTATAAATTAGATTTGCCATATTTTGTGCTAGCAACGCAAAACCCAATTGAGCAAGAAGGAACATATCCTCTACCAGAAGCACAATTGGATCGTTTTATGTTTGCTATTAATTTAGAATATCCATCTTTTGCAGAAGAGGTACAAGTGGTTAAAGCTACCACTTCAGACCATAAACCACAGGTAAACAGCTTGTTTGCTGCCCAAGAGATTATAGATTTCCAACAGTTAATTAGACGTATTCCAGTAGCTGATAATGTTATTGAATATGCAGTCACCATGGTAGGTAAAACTAGACCAAACAGTGGTGCTGCATCAGATTTAGTCAAGCAGTATATAGATTGGGGAGCAGGTCCAAGAGCCTCTCAAAATCTAATATTGGCTGCCAAAACACATGCAGCTATTAACGGAAAGTATTCTCCAGATATCGAAAATGTACAAGCGGTCGCTACAAGTATTTTGCGTCATAGAATGATTAAAAACTATAAAGCAGAAGCAGAAGGTGTTACAATTGAGCAAATCATTAAAAGCTTGTTTTAA